From a single Candidatus Melainabacteria bacterium genomic region:
- a CDS encoding insulinase family protein: MKESQGASAGIPMGIANTVAQRLLHNGLKVLVKSVPNSGAVSIVGKLHAGDALAGGYSLVPTLVAHQLKMGSRKYSKREIARMLQGMGRLGFGTDTFSFGLSAFVTASSFSDAMQLMSELLRNPRFDGGELALAKKQWASDLTRRINEPAEMASNVLAGKLYESGPYAERSFAEAQAELNDIDCSMLRRFYDAHVAPHGGVISIVGDVDSEVAFALIDRYLGDWRGPTARPIAVVAAPLPQKSRFDVPVGDEANLDVVIGRSSSVKWSNPDFCAARIGNLILGGDTIGSRLGKIVRVKHSLTYGINSGFQELYVGGAPWTISLSTDAQKVESALELVDKVTSEFVNEGVTELEVSSQASRAVEAFLLGLRTDMKVATTIADLEFAGLGVEEIDLYPQRLKAVTREQVNDAIRVHFGLENAVTVVAGKVN; encoded by the coding sequence ATGAAAGAATCTCAGGGTGCATCGGCGGGAATTCCGATGGGCATCGCCAATACAGTCGCGCAGCGTCTTCTGCACAATGGTCTGAAGGTGCTCGTCAAGTCTGTTCCTAACTCGGGTGCGGTCTCGATTGTCGGCAAGTTGCACGCTGGCGATGCCTTAGCCGGCGGCTATTCGCTCGTGCCGACTCTGGTTGCCCACCAGTTGAAGATGGGTTCCCGCAAATACTCCAAGCGAGAAATCGCCAGAATGCTTCAAGGCATGGGTCGCCTCGGTTTCGGGACTGATACGTTCAGCTTCGGCTTGAGCGCGTTTGTCACGGCTTCGAGTTTTTCTGACGCCATGCAACTGATGTCCGAACTGCTGCGCAACCCTCGTTTCGATGGCGGGGAGCTTGCTCTCGCGAAGAAGCAGTGGGCTTCAGATCTGACGCGCCGCATCAACGAGCCTGCCGAAATGGCGAGCAACGTTCTCGCTGGCAAGCTATACGAGAGCGGACCTTACGCAGAAAGAAGCTTCGCCGAAGCCCAGGCTGAGCTGAACGACATCGATTGCTCAATGCTGCGCCGCTTCTACGATGCGCACGTGGCACCGCACGGTGGCGTTATCTCGATCGTCGGCGACGTTGACAGCGAAGTTGCTTTCGCTCTGATCGATCGGTATCTGGGTGATTGGCGTGGGCCGACGGCACGGCCTATCGCTGTTGTCGCTGCGCCCCTGCCGCAGAAAAGTCGCTTCGATGTGCCGGTTGGAGACGAAGCCAATCTCGATGTCGTGATCGGCCGATCCAGCTCGGTGAAGTGGTCGAATCCTGATTTCTGCGCCGCGCGCATCGGCAACTTGATTCTGGGCGGCGATACGATTGGATCGCGCCTGGGCAAGATTGTGCGCGTCAAGCACTCGCTTACGTATGGCATCAACAGCGGGTTCCAGGAGTTGTATGTCGGCGGCGCACCGTGGACGATATCACTCTCGACCGATGCTCAGAAGGTTGAGAGCGCGCTTGAGCTGGTCGACAAAGTGACCTCGGAGTTCGTCAATGAGGGAGTCACTGAACTCGAAGTCAGCAGCCAGGCCAGTCGCGCTGTCGAAGCTTTCCTACTCGGGCTGCGCACCGATATGAAAGTGGCTACCACAATCGCCGATCTCGAGTTTGCGGGTCTCGGGGTCGAGGAGATCGATCTCTATCCGCAGCGCCTCAAGGCGGTCACTCGCGAGCAGGTGAACGACGCCATACGCGTTCACTTCGGTCTCGAAAACGCTGTCACTGTCGTCGCCGGAAAGGTGAACTGA
- a CDS encoding insulinase family protein has protein sequence MTRTSGRHGDQERKPTPEEELGFTHVQSAHGISEYVLNANGLKVVLMEDHSKPVFTYLQMFRVGSRNEKPAGLFSALSRQARVNLSGTTGVFHFLEHLMFKGTEKHNPENGTGVFETFGPLGMLLNATTFFDRTSYFECVSAQHFETPIEVEADRMRNLLLHSGPVESERGVVLEEMSMRGKDPDRIMFGKMFETAFQEHPYRWTAIGLRPDVENVTLPQIRACYDTYLWPNNCVIVCRGAVENIVVLAAIARHYANIPRSPQPIPLVFDVEPPQEAERRFEVRKSGDLPRVWLGFHVPESSQDDTYALAVIARILGGSSNPDSRLYSALVENGLVADAGCSQLEFRDPGLFTIETTLTPKTSVEKVESVLLSELARLSQEPVSEEELAFARAANRVSTVLGLQDPMQWVKWICEGESAVGDWRWQVEFDDLFDEVTSEDVMRVAGKYFTETNRTVGVFIPTNSDSEES, from the coding sequence ATGACCAGAACAAGTGGGCGCCACGGCGACCAGGAAAGGAAGCCGACTCCTGAAGAGGAACTCGGCTTCACGCATGTGCAGAGCGCACATGGCATCTCGGAGTATGTCTTGAACGCCAATGGGCTCAAGGTCGTGCTCATGGAAGACCACTCCAAACCAGTCTTCACTTACTTGCAGATGTTCCGCGTCGGCAGCCGCAACGAGAAGCCCGCAGGTCTTTTCAGCGCCCTTTCTCGCCAGGCTCGCGTCAATCTCTCAGGCACGACCGGCGTCTTTCACTTCCTGGAACACTTGATGTTCAAGGGCACCGAAAAGCACAATCCGGAAAATGGCACCGGTGTTTTTGAGACATTCGGACCGCTGGGCATGTTGCTCAACGCCACCACTTTCTTCGACCGCACTTCTTATTTCGAGTGCGTCTCGGCTCAACACTTCGAGACCCCCATCGAGGTCGAGGCTGACCGTATGCGCAACTTGCTTCTTCATTCCGGTCCGGTGGAGAGTGAGCGTGGTGTTGTTCTCGAAGAAATGAGCATGCGTGGCAAAGATCCCGACAGGATCATGTTCGGCAAAATGTTCGAAACTGCTTTCCAGGAGCATCCTTATCGCTGGACTGCGATCGGGCTGAGACCGGATGTCGAGAACGTGACGCTGCCGCAAATTCGGGCGTGTTACGACACCTACCTCTGGCCGAACAATTGCGTCATCGTCTGTCGAGGCGCCGTCGAGAACATCGTCGTCCTGGCAGCGATCGCCCGGCACTATGCAAACATTCCGCGGTCGCCTCAGCCGATACCGCTCGTATTCGACGTTGAGCCACCCCAGGAAGCTGAGCGGCGTTTCGAGGTGCGCAAGAGTGGCGACTTGCCTCGGGTCTGGCTGGGTTTTCATGTGCCGGAGTCGAGTCAGGACGACACTTATGCGCTTGCAGTGATTGCGCGTATTCTGGGCGGCAGCAGCAATCCAGACAGCCGTCTCTACTCAGCCCTGGTTGAAAATGGGTTGGTCGCAGACGCTGGTTGCTCGCAGCTTGAGTTTCGCGATCCTGGACTTTTCACTATCGAAACGACGCTCACACCCAAGACGTCGGTCGAGAAAGTTGAGTCCGTGCTTCTTTCTGAACTGGCAAGACTATCTCAGGAGCCAGTTTCGGAGGAAGAGCTTGCTTTTGCGCGGGCAGCAAATCGTGTCAGCACGGTGCTTGGCCTTCAGGATCCTATGCAATGGGTGAAGTGGATTTGCGAAGGTGAATCGGCCGTCGGTGACTGGCGCTGGCAGGTGGAATTCGACGACTTATTCGACGAGGTGACATCCGAAGACGTCATGCGCGTGGCTGGCAAGTATTTCACCGAAACGAATCGCACCGTCGGCGTGTTTATTCCGACGAACTCGGATTCTGAAGAATCCTGA
- a CDS encoding DUF4442 domain-containing protein: MVPSSLENIMTKTISTAAPKKARGGIGAVLRDGWEMCSKLPFGNLLFSTRINLKAPYTGTIGAKVLELAPGYAKVSMKDRWFVRNFVPSIHAVAMTNLGEMTSGIAFLHSLPPGLRGIVAKLSTEYHKVAHGTLVAISYAPSVEFSLEKRTFEVRAYIYQLCSADTEGAVVIPCAPHAPEGNETGVLVATFIAEWHVSPITEKSKV; the protein is encoded by the coding sequence ATGGTGCCATCATCGCTGGAGAACATCATGACAAAGACTATTTCAACTGCGGCGCCGAAGAAGGCTCGGGGCGGCATCGGTGCGGTATTGCGCGACGGGTGGGAAATGTGCAGCAAGCTGCCTTTCGGCAATTTGCTGTTCAGCACCCGCATTAACCTCAAAGCCCCCTATACGGGCACGATCGGCGCCAAAGTTCTGGAGCTGGCACCGGGGTACGCCAAAGTGTCGATGAAAGACCGTTGGTTCGTGCGAAACTTCGTCCCTTCCATCCACGCCGTGGCGATGACGAATCTGGGCGAAATGACGTCCGGAATTGCTTTCCTGCACAGTCTTCCGCCTGGACTGCGCGGAATCGTCGCCAAGCTGAGCACGGAATATCACAAAGTCGCCCACGGCACGCTTGTCGCCATCAGCTATGCGCCGTCCGTTGAATTTTCGCTGGAAAAGCGAACCTTTGAAGTGAGGGCCTATATATACCAGCTTTGCTCGGCCGACACCGAAGGGGCTGTTGTTATACCATGCGCGCCGCACGCTCCCGAGGGGAACGAGACTGGCGTGCTCGTCGCCACATTCATCGCGGAATGGCACGTCAGCCCGATCACCGAGAAATCGAAAGTTTGA